The following coding sequences lie in one Nakaseomyces glabratus chromosome I, complete sequence genomic window:
- the SOL3 gene encoding 6-phosphogluconolactonase SOL3 (CAGL0I02200g~Putative 6-phosphogluconolactonase), with protein sequence MVSVNKFSEKKDLAHRLGEVVVNAQDEALKHSDVFNLAISGGSLVNVLHSTLIEDKDFAPKVKWDKWRVYFCDERIVPLDHADSNYGAFKTAVLDKLEQKVQVFPIDESLVNGGEKEFQEIAEKYAAIIPKSFDLILLGCGPDGHTCSLFPGEKHAYLLQEREKRVCWCHDSPKPPPNRVTFTIPVLEDAKQLVFVAEGASKQDIMHQIFDLKNNELPTALINSLFTTKVTWIVNDEAFAKVQTA encoded by the coding sequence ATGGTGTCTGTAAACAAGTTTAGCGAGAAGAAGGACCTGGCTCATAGACTGGGGGAAGTTGTTGTGAACGCCCAGGATGAGGCCTTGAAGCACTCCGATGTTTTCAACTTGGCCATCAGTGGTGGATCCTTGGTCAATGTGCTGCACTCTACTCTGATTGAGGACAAGGACTTTGCCCCCAAGGTGAAATGGGACAAATGGAGGGTATACTTTTGTGACGAAAGAATTGTGCCATTGGACCACGCAGATAGCAACTACGGTGCATTCAAAACCGCCGTGCTGGACAAACTGGAACAGAAAGTTCAAGTATTCCCAATTGATGAATCGCTAGTTAACGGTGGTGAAAAGGagtttcaagaaattgcGGAGAAGTACGCAGCCATTATACCAAAGAGCTTCGATTTGATTCTGCTGGGTTGTGGTCCAGATGGCCACACTTGCTCTTTGTTCCCAGGTGAGAAGCACGCCTACTTACTacaagaaagagagaaaagGGTTTGCTGGTGTCACGACTCCCCTAAACCACCTCCAAACAGAGTTACTTTCACTATCCCTGTCTTGGAAGATGCAAAGCAATTGGTCTTTGTCGCGGAAGGTGCCTCTAAGCAAGACATTATGCACCAAATTTTTGATCTCAAGAATAATGAATTGCCAACTGCGTTGATTAATAGCTTATTCACCACAAAGGTGACTTGGATTGTCAACGACGAGGCGTTTGCTAAAGTCCAAACAGCTTAA